The following are encoded together in the Cryptosporangium aurantiacum genome:
- a CDS encoding NtaA/DmoA family FMN-dependent monooxygenase (This protein belongs to a clade of FMN-dependent monooxygenases, within a broader family of flavin-dependent oxidoreductases, the luciferase-like monooxygenase (LMM) family, some of whose members use coenzyme F420 rather than FMN.), which translates to MTDASGKRQIHFSLLSMPTLAHNDYGIWRHPESQKLRFDDPAFWAEIARLCEESKMDALFLADGLGITDSFGGSFDVSLREGMHVPVIDPGLVAASVASVTAHLGLAVTAASTFDPPFSHARRMATLDHLTKGRAGWNVVTGFIKNAEDNYGVPPASSSAERYDTTEEFMDVAYKLWEGSWEDDAVVADRESGVYIDPDKVHRIDHVGEHYRSSGPALWHPSPQRTPVIFQAGMSERGRLFAAKHAEVVFTASGSEPDTYKALIADLRAKAASFGRRREDMKLLSVAAIVTGEDDEAARAKLATYEKWTRPEGYLAHVNALNGFNPLVHDRSETLIDALRTDGFKRDDFSAYIPSPDITVGDYMDIFKAVGNMPGTFVGSPVKVADQLEEYLAEYDLDGFLLRSFLYPNSLRDFRDYIVPELQRRGVYRTEYEGTTLRENVFGVGQKRISERHHASSFRLAPISA; encoded by the coding sequence ATGACCGACGCTTCCGGCAAGCGGCAGATTCATTTCAGTTTGCTGTCGATGCCGACGCTCGCCCACAACGACTACGGCATCTGGCGTCACCCGGAGAGCCAGAAACTCCGGTTCGACGACCCGGCGTTCTGGGCCGAAATCGCTCGGCTCTGCGAAGAATCAAAAATGGACGCACTGTTCCTGGCCGACGGGCTGGGCATCACCGACTCCTTCGGCGGCTCGTTCGACGTCTCGCTGCGCGAGGGAATGCACGTCCCGGTGATCGACCCGGGCCTGGTTGCCGCGTCCGTGGCGAGCGTGACCGCGCACCTCGGGCTGGCGGTGACCGCGGCCAGCACGTTCGACCCGCCGTTCTCCCACGCCCGCCGGATGGCCACCCTGGACCACCTCACCAAGGGTCGCGCCGGATGGAACGTCGTGACCGGCTTCATCAAGAACGCCGAGGACAACTACGGCGTGCCGCCCGCCTCGTCGAGCGCGGAGCGCTACGACACCACCGAAGAGTTCATGGACGTCGCCTACAAGCTGTGGGAAGGCTCGTGGGAGGACGACGCCGTCGTCGCCGACCGGGAGTCCGGGGTCTACATCGACCCGGACAAGGTCCACCGGATCGACCACGTGGGCGAGCACTACCGCTCCTCCGGCCCCGCGCTGTGGCACCCCAGCCCGCAACGCACCCCGGTCATCTTCCAGGCGGGCATGTCCGAGCGCGGCCGTCTCTTCGCGGCCAAGCACGCCGAGGTCGTCTTCACGGCCAGCGGCTCGGAACCGGACACCTACAAAGCGCTCATCGCCGACCTGCGCGCCAAGGCCGCGTCGTTCGGCCGCCGACGCGAGGACATGAAGCTGCTCAGCGTCGCCGCGATCGTCACCGGCGAGGACGACGAAGCCGCCCGGGCCAAGCTGGCCACCTACGAGAAGTGGACGCGTCCCGAGGGCTACCTCGCGCACGTCAACGCGCTCAACGGCTTCAACCCGCTGGTCCACGACCGCAGCGAGACGCTGATCGACGCGCTGCGCACCGACGGATTCAAGCGCGACGACTTCTCGGCCTACATCCCGAGCCCGGACATCACCGTCGGCGACTACATGGACATCTTCAAGGCCGTCGGCAACATGCCGGGCACGTTCGTCGGCAGTCCGGTCAAGGTCGCCGACCAGCTCGAGGAATACCTGGCCGAATACGACCTCGACGGTTTCCTGCTGCGTTCTTTCCTGTACCCGAACAGCCTCCGCGATTTCCGCGACTACATCGTTCCCGAATTGCAGCGACGCGGCGTCTACCGCACCGAGTACGAGGGCACCACGCTCCGCGAAAACGTGTTCGGCGTCGGACAGAAGCGCATTTCCGAGCGGCACCACGCATCCTCCTTCCGCCTCGCTCCGATTTCCGCCTGA
- a CDS encoding ethanolamine ammonia-lyase subunit EutC has product MAPVPAERETAPPAVPAAPAPATPDSARLASLRQHARTATPARLFLGGPGTSYPTDALLRLRLDHALAKDALRAEVGPEHPALRGIAAAHGLITVSSRATSHREYLLRPDLGRRLDDAGAATVARDAGQDTDLQLILGDGLSPEALTEHGPAVFAGLHAAATARGWSLGTPIYVHRARVGVLNDIGELTGCRVAVLLIGERPGLQTPRSLSAYMGFRPRHRHTNAERNLICNIQPDGVRVDAAVARIAGLLDDLVAAGSSGVAIKESVTPPALSAP; this is encoded by the coding sequence ATGGCTCCCGTCCCGGCCGAGCGAGAGACGGCCCCGCCGGCGGTGCCCGCCGCACCCGCACCCGCCACACCGGACAGCGCGCGGCTCGCGTCGCTCCGGCAGCACGCGCGCACGGCGACGCCGGCCCGGCTCTTCCTCGGCGGACCCGGAACGTCCTATCCCACCGACGCCCTGCTCCGGCTCCGGCTCGATCACGCGCTGGCCAAGGACGCCTTGCGTGCCGAGGTCGGACCGGAACACCCGGCGCTGCGTGGCATCGCAGCGGCCCACGGTCTGATCACGGTCTCGAGCCGCGCCACCTCGCACCGCGAATACCTGCTCCGCCCCGACCTGGGACGCCGCCTCGACGACGCCGGGGCGGCCACCGTCGCCCGCGACGCCGGCCAGGACACGGACCTGCAACTGATCCTCGGCGATGGTTTGTCCCCGGAGGCCCTGACCGAGCACGGCCCGGCCGTCTTCGCCGGTCTGCACGCGGCGGCCACCGCACGGGGCTGGTCGCTCGGCACACCGATCTACGTGCACCGGGCACGAGTGGGCGTCCTGAACGACATCGGAGAGCTCACCGGCTGCCGGGTCGCGGTCCTGCTCATCGGCGAGCGCCCAGGGCTTCAGACCCCGCGCAGTCTCTCCGCGTACATGGGCTTCCGGCCCCGCCACCGGCATACCAACGCAGAACGCAACCTGATCTGCAACATCCAGCCCGACGGGGTCCGCGTCGACGCCGCCGTCGCCCGCATCGCCGGCCTGCTCGACGACCTGGTCGCCGCCGGCTCCAGCGGAGTGGCGATCAAGGAAAGCGTCACTCCCCCGGCACTGTCGGCTCCCTGA
- the eutB gene encoding ethanolamine ammonia-lyase subunit EutB, whose product MNRTATVRGERFGFGSLAEILAKANEPKSGDVLAGVAARSEAERMAAKFALADLRLAEIVDEPLVDDEVTAAILSGLDRDRFDSALGSLTVGEFREFVLAPGFAAHWPGLRDLVIPEIAAATAKLMSNLDLIRATAPLRVETTCRTTVGQPGVLAARLQPNHPTDDLAGIAYSILDGLAYGCGDALIGVNPAIESVDTVAAILGMLEAVVDELAVPTQACVLAHVTTQLAALERGATVDLLFQSVAGTETANRAFGIDLALLGEAAEAVRSQHASNPARYAGRQAMYFETGQGSALSSDAHHGIDQLTCEARAQAVARLFDPFLVNSVVGFIGPEYLADSDQITRAGLEDHFVGKLMGLPMGCDVCFTNHVEADHNSNDNLLVLLGAAGANFVMGVPAGDDIMLGYQSTSYHDVATARTILGRSAAPEFDAWHRRMSGARGRDLPADLPADLGGRLTILAGA is encoded by the coding sequence GTGAATCGCACCGCGACCGTCAGGGGCGAGCGATTCGGGTTCGGCTCCCTCGCCGAGATCCTCGCGAAGGCCAACGAGCCCAAGTCCGGGGACGTGCTCGCCGGTGTCGCCGCGCGGAGCGAGGCCGAGCGGATGGCCGCCAAATTCGCCCTCGCCGACCTGCGTCTCGCCGAGATCGTCGACGAACCGCTGGTCGACGACGAGGTGACCGCCGCGATTCTGTCGGGCCTGGACCGGGATCGGTTCGACTCCGCTCTGGGCAGCCTGACCGTCGGGGAGTTCCGCGAGTTCGTGCTGGCGCCGGGCTTCGCGGCCCACTGGCCCGGCCTGCGTGACCTCGTCATCCCGGAGATCGCCGCGGCGACGGCGAAGCTGATGAGCAACCTCGACCTCATCCGGGCGACCGCCCCGCTGCGCGTCGAGACCACCTGCCGCACCACGGTCGGCCAGCCCGGCGTCCTCGCGGCGCGCCTGCAGCCCAACCATCCGACCGACGACCTGGCCGGCATCGCGTACTCGATCCTCGACGGCCTCGCTTACGGGTGTGGTGATGCGCTGATCGGCGTCAATCCCGCGATCGAGTCGGTCGACACGGTGGCCGCGATCCTGGGAATGCTCGAGGCGGTCGTCGACGAACTCGCCGTTCCGACCCAGGCGTGCGTGCTGGCTCACGTCACCACCCAGCTGGCGGCCCTCGAGCGCGGAGCCACCGTCGACCTGCTGTTCCAGTCGGTGGCCGGAACCGAGACCGCGAACCGCGCGTTCGGCATCGACCTGGCGCTGCTCGGAGAGGCCGCCGAGGCGGTGCGCTCACAACACGCGTCGAACCCCGCACGGTACGCGGGCCGGCAGGCCATGTACTTCGAGACCGGTCAGGGCTCGGCGCTGTCGTCCGACGCCCACCACGGCATCGACCAGCTGACCTGCGAGGCGCGCGCCCAGGCCGTCGCCCGCCTGTTCGACCCGTTCCTGGTCAACTCGGTGGTCGGGTTCATCGGGCCGGAGTACCTCGCCGATTCCGACCAGATCACCCGGGCCGGACTGGAGGACCACTTCGTCGGCAAGCTCATGGGGCTCCCGATGGGCTGCGACGTCTGTTTCACCAACCACGTCGAGGCCGACCACAACAGCAACGACAACCTGCTCGTGCTGCTCGGGGCGGCCGGGGCCAACTTCGTGATGGGCGTCCCGGCCGGCGATGACATCATGCTCGGCTACCAATCGACCAGCTATCACGACGTCGCGACGGCGCGGACGATCCTCGGCCGGTCGGCCGCTCCCGAGTTCGACGCCTGGCACCGGCGGATGTCCGGCGCGCGCGGCCGGGACCTGCCGGCCGACCTGCCGGCCGACCTGGGCGGCCGGCTCACCATTCTGGCGGGTGCCTGA
- a CDS encoding TetR family transcriptional regulator, protein MTEASKPAGLRERQRQAIRADTRTAALELFEKRGFDDVSVAEIAAEAGISERTFFRHFPTKEDVVLTLLESYGPDILSRLETESLDKPWLEVLGDTYIGMAGVEVTMEGEFATELDRAIVQVFRLAQRSTRLQAGIDARMRVWQDDIAQIVARRLGVDIDADPRPRIWGAVTIAVVTTNSARRAALHGSVIGAPAEGWQALTDLLQPPP, encoded by the coding sequence ATGACAGAGGCGTCCAAGCCAGCCGGCCTCCGGGAGCGTCAGCGACAAGCGATCCGGGCGGACACCCGGACCGCCGCGCTCGAGCTGTTCGAGAAACGCGGCTTCGACGACGTCTCGGTCGCGGAGATCGCGGCGGAAGCCGGCATCTCGGAACGGACGTTCTTCCGCCACTTCCCGACTAAGGAGGACGTCGTCCTCACGCTCCTCGAGAGCTACGGGCCCGACATCCTGTCCCGCCTGGAGACCGAGTCGCTCGACAAACCGTGGCTCGAGGTCCTCGGTGACACCTACATCGGCATGGCCGGCGTCGAGGTCACGATGGAGGGCGAGTTCGCCACCGAACTCGACCGCGCGATCGTGCAGGTCTTCCGGCTCGCACAGCGGTCGACCCGGCTCCAGGCGGGCATCGACGCGCGCATGCGGGTGTGGCAGGACGACATCGCTCAGATCGTCGCCCGCCGGCTCGGGGTGGACATCGACGCCGATCCCCGTCCGCGCATCTGGGGGGCGGTCACGATCGCGGTAGTGACGACGAACTCCGCTCGCCGTGCCGCGCTGCACGGCTCCGTGATCGGCGCGCCGGCCGAGGGCTGGCAGGCGCTCACCGATCTGTTGCAGCCACCGCCATAA